A stretch of Arachis hypogaea cultivar Tifrunner chromosome 15, arahy.Tifrunner.gnm2.J5K5, whole genome shotgun sequence DNA encodes these proteins:
- the LOC112748960 gene encoding LOW QUALITY PROTEIN: methyl-CpG-binding domain-containing protein 9-like (The sequence of the model RefSeq protein was modified relative to this genomic sequence to represent the inferred CDS: inserted 2 bases in 1 codon) gives MIMELTDSGSAGDRTTAPQPQDSRSSGLEIDLNEIPYAAASPSSNHAETLPPPPDSAVDIVRAYHENPAPLPGAPASLPRGSAPCATCSKPPGAAGVVVCDGCERVFHIACAGFRGTRQAAILDEWLCSECAVGGVRSKRWPLGVKSKQLLDINASPPSDADGEGAGEELQDSRKHTPGDNSFGANPFGAPVTCSNYYNGNTFGFQKASGVVTHAVRVGFEDILNHTQSMTRCFEEALRDFISERRGVLEEGWRVEFRQSMNSSELYAVYCAPDGKIFDSVYEVACYLGLTSGYNSMESEVRNDRSLASLGGTHLSRKRKSTRNLSNGFVEKLGTLINSYCRDSPSDALTVECTGDHGHVHKASEIARKEDCHSGCLQSSDRLPLRFGDFFVLSLGKVDDRPTYYDVHLICPIGYKSCWHDKITGSLFTCEVLEGGDSGPIFRIKRCSCSEFPVPVGSTVLSMSNLCQFLNKNNGERKTDDSMDYDVHESIQMILSDPCVPTENDVINCIASFSNETCAGDSISQDSGLIDGIGEILVEERSSSAAWRVISQKVVNACNDICKQKGSLKFYCKHIEDEPCLHKWDTTRKKSDAHFSLLDKFCGSLCSVSVPDVTYADNDLKGLSEVLGKWLEQDRFGLDVEFVQEVLEQLPGVKESLKYELLSSRSNSSSLPTVENGFLVVEWRGGSQYQDENEAVQGSYKKPRKVGLTEKSVREDRCPPPGKSLCSRVPSELIGDILQVWELLDRFDEILDLKEPLSLDELEKELINPWFDELDLNEKSERDIDAGQVLSSQGTDDDCRPTLSSSCDAGPSRYKESSHAFIQMETEAMKEAAQVKFASFTYARCFGVALTKAHNSLLRVLVGELQSKVAALVDPNFEPGEPKTRRGRRKDIDSAIPAKRTKLNMLPINELTWPELARRYILAVLSMDGNLDSAEITARESGKVFRCLRGDGGLLCGSLSGVAGMEADALLLAEATKKIFGSLSKENDVLTMEDDESDANDPSEKKLGSDGILPEWAQKLEPVRKLPTNVGTRIRKCVYDALEMNPPEWAREILERSISKEVYKGNASGPTKKAVLQLLSDLFRGGVQQNPNKGRKKKIVLSISDIIMKQCRIVLRRAAAADDSKVFCNLLGRKLINSSDNDDEGLLGSPAMVSRPLDFRTIDLRLAAGAYGGSHEAFLEDVHELWNNVRVAFGDQPDLVELAEKLSQNFKSLYDEEVVTYFEKFVEYSKVGCLNAEMRKEVEDFIASTSEIPKAPWDEGVCKVCGIDRDDDSVLLCDTCDAEYHTYCLNPPLARIPEGNWYCPSCVNGKHATQDVTNHAQIIGKRRSKKFQGEVHSLYLDVLTHLSAVMEEKEYWEYSVGERTSLLKFLCDELLNSSLIRQHLEQCADLSAELHQKLRSLSTEWKNLKTKEDILSSKAAKVVTCMPNTTGEVGFKEGVTAALSSTGKCLVQPHNVIDNPNNFGVSVDSLQSEEVTNEKHRLNGVDKSVSVINSDSENKHLNSIDVEGQLRNVSAAVASQCMDKSTKSFPSPSHMPHEQNGTSGAAHIQGNHQKCDVNDISTVDESEPYRLEINAIKSDISRLEDSIADVGSKLLKLSIRREFLGIDSIGRLYYASAVGRGRLVVDASAAVLYGRQMAVGRDSVDKFSSLQHNVLSDKDNYKIIGLQKDSSCLMSPPSDGSGISSSWVAYETDAEIEELLSWLKDNDPKEKELKDSIMMWPKSRAQEFLNSPNEGQVEEQGNFPIPRNKEKTASNSLVTKATSLLEKNYGPFFEWDGTEVSKKRSKNARVNNDEKLYRCECLEPIWPSRKHCMSCHKTVSSDVELVEHIDGKCNAGLPALEKNRDDNLSSKGRGNTKCDSSREIFRGDADTAGTAAATNVSSKLSSRLIKFQMKXILLPFNFEDICSKFVTNDSCKEVVREIGLIGSNGIPSFLPSISPFVSDSTLMLFSAQNNDRTGGGESLTSECQVSLGSTDGAGKCHDKKSGMSLASNEISKAGISNKISLEQKDGNLSEGNPALDIGVDSCCVVPLSSLRPLVGRSSHILRQLKISLLDMDAALPKVALRPSKAQSDRRQAWRAFVKSAETIYQMVQATISLEDMIKTEYLRMIDVSWQVRSHEAVAASAFLCQSLDLLLPCADCPGLGVFHGCESLSFGTKIDCYNKNLKDHGYTSSFYTTLSRFHTHSSECFIGGAISLAPPAHRTSIALNFHRPCSHCSLPSHPFPVFLRRNPSIGLARIAPFRTLMCVSLFDIATSACSFPCVAVFLSSILPQLCRFLNALNSFIFIDEEEEEDLI, from the exons ATGATCATGGAACTCACAGATTCCGGTTCCGCCGGCGACCGCACCACCGCTCCGCAGCCTCAAGACTCTCGCTCCTCCGGCCTCGAAATCGACCTCAACGAGATCCCTTACGCCGCAGCTTCACCTTCTTCCAACCACGCCGAAACCCTACCGCCGCCACCGGACTCCGCCGTCGACATCGTCCGCGCTTATCACGAGAACCCCGCGCCGCTACCAGGAGCTCCCGCCTCGCTACCCCGCGGCTCTGCTCCCTGTGCCACATGCTCTAAGCCGCCTGGTGCCGCCGGTGTTGTCGTCTGCGACGGCTGTGAGCGCGTGTTCCACATCGCATGTGCTGGGTTTCGCGGGACCCGCCAGGCGGCGATCCTTGATGAGTGGCTCTGCAGCGAGTGTGCCGTCGGCGGAGTGAGGAGCAAGAGGTGGCCGCTCGGCGTCAAGTCCAAGCAGCTCCTGGATATCAATGCCTCGCCGCCCAGTGATGCTGACGGAGAAGGTGCTGGCGAGGAGTTACAGGATTCGAG aaAGCACACTCCGGGTGATAATTCTTTTGGTGCCAATCCATTTGGTGCCCCAGTGACATGTTCAAACTACTACAATGGGAACACTTTTGGCTTCCAAAAGGCATCGGGAGTTGTAACACATGCTGTTAGAGTGGGTTTTGAGGATATACTGAATCATACCCAATCAATGACTAGATGCTTTGAGGAG GCTCTTAGAGACTTCATATCTGAAAGGCGTGGTGTGCTAGAGGAAGGTTGGCGAGTGGAATTTAGGCAATCCATGAACAGTTCTGAACTGTATGCAGTTTACTGTGCTCCTGATGGGAAAATTTTTGATTCTGTGTATGAAGTAGCTTGTTATTTGGGGCTAACATCTGGCTACAACTCTATGGAATCCGAAGTTAGAAATGATAGGTCTCTTGCTTCATTAGGTGGAACTCATCTATCCAGAAAAAGAAAGTCAACAAGGAATCTATCCAATGGTTTTGTCGAAAAATTAGGAACCTTGATCAATAGTTACTGTAGGGATTCTCCATCTGATGCTTTAACTGTGGAATGTACTGGTGATCATGGGCATGTCCACAAAGCCTCAGAAATTGCAAGAAAAGAGGATTGTCATTCAGGTTGTCTGCAATCTTCT GATAGACTTCCTCTACGGTTCGGCgatttttttgttctttctttggGAAAAGTTGATGATAGACCTACATATTATGATGTTCACCTTATCTGTCCCATAGGTTATAAATCTTGTTGGCATGATAAGATTACTGGTTCTCTTTTTACATGTGAAGTTTTAGAGGGTGGTGATTCTGGACCTATATTTAGGATAAAAAGGTGCTCTTGTTCTGAGTTTCCTGTTCCAGTTGGGTCAACTGTCCTATCAATGTCAAATCTCTgtcaatttttgaataaaaataatggtGAGAGAAAGACTGATGATAGCATGGATTACGATGTTCATGAAAGTATCCAGATGATTCTTTCAGATCCTTGTGTGCCAACGGAAAATGATGTCATTAATTGTATTGCAAGTTTCTCAAATGAAACATGTGCTGGAGATTCAATATCCCAAGACTCAGGATTGATTGATGGAATTGGTGAAATTTTGGTGGAAGAGAGGTCATCATCTGCGGCTTGGAGAGTTATTTCTCAGAAGGTAGTAAATGCGTGCAATGATATCTGCAAGCAGAAAGGAAGCCTTAAGTTCTATTGTAAACATATTGAAGATGAACCGTGCTTACACAAATGGGACACAACTAGGAAAAAAAGTGATGCACACTTTTCTTTGTTGGATAAATTTTGTGGTTCACTATGTTCAGTTAGCGTTCCGGATGTAACTTATGCAGACAATGATCTAAAAGGTCTCTCTGAGGTTTTAGGAAAATGGCTGGAGCAAGATAGATTTGGATTAGATGTAGAATTTGTGCAAGAAGTATTGGAACAGCTTCCGGGTGTTAAAGAGTCTCTGAAGTATGAACTTCTAAGCAGTCGGAGTAATAGCTCATCATTGCCAACAGTTGAGAATGGTTTCCTAGTGGTTGAATGGAGAGGTGGATCACAATATCAGGATGAAAATGAAGCAGTTCAAGGTTCGTACAAGAAGCCCAGAAAAGTGGGACTGACTGAAAAAAGCGTCAGGGAAGATCGTTGTCCACCTCCTGGGAAGTCGTTATGTTCTAGAGTTCCTAGTGAACTTATTGGTGACATTCTTCAG GTTTGGGAGCTTTTAGACCGATTTGATGAAATTCTGGACTTGAAAGAGCCGTTGTCGCTAGATGAGCTAGAGAAGGAACTTATCAACCCATGGTTTGATGAATTGGATTTGAATGAGAAATCTGAGAGGGACATTGATGCCGGTCAGGTTTTGAGTTCGCAAGGCACTGATGATGATTGTAGACCAACTCTGTCCTCAAGTTGTGACGCTGGCCCATCAAGATACAAAGAAAGTTCTCATGCCTTTATTCAAATGGAAACAGAAGCAATGAAAGAGGCAGCCCAAGTTAAGTTTGCATCTTTCACTTACGCTCGATGCTTTGGTGTAGCCTTGACAAAGGCCCATAATTCATTGCTAAGAGTGCTAGTTGGTGAACTGCAATCAAAGGTGGCTGCCCTGGTGGATCCAAATTTCGAACCTGGAGAGCCTAAAACAAGACGTGGAAGAAGGAAAGATATAGACAGTGCTATTCCTGCCAAACGTACGAAGCTCAATATGCTTCCTATTAATGAATTAACATGGCCAGAATTAGCTCGTCGATATATCTTGGCTGTCTTATCAATGGATGGGAACCTTGACTCAGCAGAAATTACTGCTCGTGAAAGTGGTAAAGTGTTTCGTTGCTTACGAGGTGATGGTGGCTTGCTTTGTGGTTCCCTTTCTGGTGTGGCTGGGATGGAGGCAGATGCACTG TTGCTTGCTGAGGCTACAAAGAAAATATTTGGTTCTTTGAGCAAAGAGAATGATGTGCTAACCATGGAAGATGATGAGTCCGATGCAAATGATCCTTCTGAAAAAAAATTGGGGAGTGATGGTATTCTTCCCGAATGGGCACAGAAGCTAGAACCTGTCAGAAAGTTGCCAACAAATGTCGGAACCCGAATCAGAAAGTGCGTCTATGATGCTCTGGAAATGAATCCTCCGGAGTGGGCGAGAGAAATACTTGAGCGTTCCATTAGCAAGGAAGTGTACAAGGGAAATGCATCTGGACCAACGAAG AAAGCAGTTCTTCAACTGTTAAGTGATCTGTTTCGTGGAGGAGTGCAGCAGAACCCTAAtaaaggaaggaagaaaaagaTTGTTTTGTCAATTTCTGACATTATCATGAAACAATGCCGCATTGTATTACGCCGTGCTGCAGCTGCTGATGATTCAAAGGTTTTCTGCAATTTGCTGGGTAGAAAGTTAATCAATTCTTCTGATAATGATGATGAGGGGCTTCTTGGATCTCCAGCTATGGTGTCCCGTCCTCTTGACTTCCGCACTATCGACCTAAGGTTGGCTGCTGGAGCTTATGGGGGATCTCATGAAGCTTTTCTTGAGGATGTTCATGAG CTTTGGAACAATGTTCGTGTTGCTTTTGGGGATCAACCTGATTTAGTTGAACTGGCTGAAAAATTATCCCAGAATTTCAAATCATTGTATGATGAGGAG GTTGTCAcctattttgaaaaatttgtggAGTATTCGAAGGTGGGATGCTTGAATGCAGAAAtgagaaaagaagttgaagatttTATTGCATCAACAAGTGAGATTCCTAAAGCTCCTTGGGATGAGGGAGTCTGTAAAGTATGTGGGATTGATAGGGATGATGATAGTGTCTTACTATGTGATACTTGTGATGCTGAGTATCATACATATTGTCTGAATCCTCCACTTGCAAGGATCCCTGAAGGAAACTGGTACTGCCCTTCTTGTGTCAATGGTAAGCATGCCACTCAAGATGTTACAAATCATGCGCAGATTATTGGCAAGCGTCGAAGTAAGAAGTTCCAGGGAGAAGTTCATTCTCTTTACTTGGATGTGCTAACTCATTTATCTGCTGTAATGGAAGAAAAAGAATACTGGGAGTACAGTGTGGGCGAG AGAACTTCCCTTCTTAAGTTTTTGTGCGATGAGTTGCTTAACTCTTCCCTGATACGGCAGCACCTTGAGCAATGTGCAGATTTATCTGCTGAGTTACATCAGAAATTGCGTTCCCTCTCCACAGAATGGAAAAACCTGAAAACTAAAGAAGATATCTTATCCTCAAAGGCTGCAAAAGTTGTTACATGCATGCCAAATACCACTGGAGAAGTTGGTTTCAAGGAAGGGGTCACAGCTGCACTCTCAAGTACGGGTAAATGTCTGGTGCAGCCACATAATGTAATTGACAATCCTAATAATTTTGGGGTATCTGTTGATAGTTTGCAGTCAGAAGAGGTTACTAACGAGAAGCATAGGCTCAATGGTGTTGACAAAAGTGTATCTGTGATAAATTCAGATTCTGAAAACAAACACTTGAACTCCATAGATGTAGAAGGACAACTTAGGAATGTCTCTGCAGCTGTGGCATCCCAGTGTATGGATAAATCCACAAAATCTTTTCCATCACCAAGTCATATGCCTCATGAACAAAATGGTACTAGTGGAGCAGCTCATATCCAGGGTAATCACCAGAAATGTGACGTGAATGACATATCTACTGTTGATGAGTCAGAACCGTATCGCCTTGAGATCAATGCCATCAAGAGTGATATTTCACGATTAGAAGACTCCATAGCTGATGTCGGATCAAAGCTTCTGAAACTTTCCATTCGTCGGGAATTTTTGGGAATTGACTCCATTGGTCGCCTGTATTATGCGTCAGCTGTAGGCAGAGGTCGTTTAGTCGTTGATGCAAGTGCTGCAGTTCTGTATGGAAGACAAATGGCAGTTGGCAGAGATTCTGTTGACAAGTTTTCTTCCCTGCAGCATAATGTATTATCCGACAAGGATAACTATAAGATCATAGGGTTGCAGAAGGACTCCTCTTGTTTAATGTCTCCACCAAGTGATGGTTCAGGCATTAGTTCTTCATGGGTTGCTTATGAAACTGATGCAGAAATAGAAGAGCTTTTAAGTTGGCTGAAGGACAATGACCCTAAAGAAAAAGAACTGAAAGATTCTATTATGATGTGGCCAAAATCAAGAGCTCAAGAGTTTCTTAATTCACCGAATGAAGGTCAGGTTGAGGAACAAGGGAATTTTCCTATACCAAGAAATAAGGAGAAAACAGCATCCAATTCTCTGGTTACAAAGGCGACATCTTTGCTGGAAAAGAATTATGGTCCATTCTTTGAGTGGGATGGCACTGAAGTGTCGAAGAAGCGAAGTAAAAATGCCAGAGTAAATAATGATGAAAAGTTGTATAGGTGTGAATGCCTAGAACCAATATGGCCATCTAGGAAGCACTGCATGTCTTGCCACAAAACTGTTTCAAGTGATGTTGAGCTGGTTGAACACATTGATGGGAAATGCAATGCAGGTCTTCCAGCCTTGGAGAAGAATAGGGATGATAATTTATCTTCTAAAGGAAGAGGGAACACAAAATGTGATTCCTCTCGGGAAATATTCAGAGGTGATGCAGATACAGCTGGAACTGCGGCTGCAACCAATGTTTCTTCTAAGCTTAGCTCAAGATTGATTAAATTTCAAATGAA AATCCTCTTGCCATTTAACTTTGAAGATATATGTTCTAAGTTTGTGACAAATGATTCATGCAAGGAAGTTGTCAGAGAAATAGGTCTTATTGGTTCAAATGGGATTCCATCCTTTCTTCCTTCCATATCTCCCTTTGTTAGTGATTCTACACTCATGCTATTCTCAGCTCAAAACAATGATCGTACTGGTGGTGGAGAATCACTAACATCAGAATGTCAGGTTTCTCTGGGAAGCACTGATGGAGCTGGCAAATGCCATGATAAAAAGTCTGGAATGTCTTTAGCTTCAAATGAAATTAGTAAAGCAGGGATTTCCAATAAaatatctttggaacaaaaagATGGAAATCTCTCTGAAGGAAATCCTGCTTTGGATATAGGGGTAGATAGCTGCTGTGTGGTCCCATTGTCTTCTTTGAGACCATTAGTTGGCAGATCTTCACATATTTTGAGGCAACTGAAGATCAGTTTACTGGATATGGATGCTGCTCTCCCAAAGGTTGCTTTGAGACCATCAAAGGCACAGTCAGACAGAAGGCAGGCATGGCGGGCATTTGTAAAATCTGCAGAGACAATATATCAG ATGGTTCAGGCGACAATTTCACTTGAGGATATGATTAAGACAGAGTACTTAAGAATGATTG ATGTGAGCTGGCAGGTCCGTTCACATGAAGCAGTGGCTGCTTCTGCGTTTCTCTGCCAATCTTTGGATCTGTTATTGCCATGCGCAGATTGTCCTGGTTTGGGTGTCTTCCATGGATGCGAATCTCTAAGCTTTGGGACAAAAATAGATTGTTAT